From a region of the Lactuca sativa cultivar Salinas chromosome 4, Lsat_Salinas_v11, whole genome shotgun sequence genome:
- the LOC128133294 gene encoding NAD(P)H-quinone oxidoreductase subunit J, chloroplastic-like, producing the protein MQGHLSAWLVKHGLIHRSLGFDYQGIETLQIKPGDWHSIAVILYVYGYNYLRSQCAYDVEPGGLLASVYHLTRIEYGADQPEEVCIKVFAPRRDPRIPSVFWVWKSVDFQERESYDMLGISYDNHPRLKRILMPESWIGWPLRKDYIAPNFYEIQDAH; encoded by the coding sequence ATGCAGGGTCATTTGTCTGCTTGGCTAGTTAAGCATGGGCTAATTCATAGATCTTTGGGCTTTGATTACCAAGGAATAGAGACTTTACAAATCAAACCGGGGGATTGGCATTCCATTGCTGTCAttttatatgtatatggttacaATTATCTCCGCTCCCAATGTGCCTATGATGTAGAACCAGGCGGACTATTAGCTAGTGTGTATCATCTTACTAGAATAGAGTATGGCGCGGATCAACCAGAAGAGGTATGCATAAAAGTATTTGCCCCGAGGAGGGATCCTAGAATTCCGTCTGTTTTTTGGGTTTGGAAAAGTGTGGATTTTCAAGAACGGGAATCCTATGATATGTTGGGAATCTCTTATGATAATCATCCCCGTTTGAAACGTATATTAATGCCTGAAAGTTGGATAGGATGGCCTTTACGTAAGGATTATATTGCTCCCAATTTTTATGAAATACAAGATGCTCATTGA